The following is a genomic window from Spirochaetota bacterium.
CCGGAGAAATCACCGGTCATCTCGGGCGGCAAGCCGGGTCCGCATAAAATCCAGGGCATCGGTGCGGGATTCATCCCGGGCGTGCTGAACCGGGAGATTATCGACGAGATCATGACGGTCACGGAAGAGGACGCCGGCGAAACGGCGCGCAGGCTGGCCCGCGAAGAGGGAATCCTCGTCGGCATATCCGCCGGTGCGAACGTGTGGGCGGCGATACAGGTGGCCAAGAGGACCGAAAACGCGGGGAAGCTGATCGTCACCATCGGATGCGATACAGGCGAGCGCTACCTTTCAACCTGGCTCTTTCAGGAAAGCCAGTGATGACGGCACATACCGACGCATTCAACCGGCCGGCACAGGCCACGCAGTTAGCCGAATTCCATCCGGATTCACAGGAGATGTCCATTCGTCATGAATGAAAAACTGAGACACCTGCGGGCGATACTGGAAGAGATGGAAAGCGCTCTCGTCGCCTACTCGGGCGGTACGGACAGCGCGTTCCTCCTGAAAGTAGCGCACGACGCGCTCCATCCGCGAATTCTGGCCGTCACCGCCCGTTCGAAGACCTACCCGGCACGGGAACTGGAAGAAGCCCGGTCGATCGCCGGATCGCTCGGCGTGGAACATCTGGTCGTCGACACCGACGAGCTCGAAGACGAGCGCTACGCGGCGAATCCGCCCGAGCGCTGCTACTGGTGCAAGCGCGCGCTTTTAAAAAGGCTGATCGCGCTGGCGGCCGAACGCGGGCTCGCCTTTGTCATCGAGGGATCGAACCTCGATGACAAAGGCGACTACCGGCCGGGTGAGCGTGCCGTCCGCGAGCTCGGCGTGCGAAGCCCGCTACGCGAAGCCGGACTTACCAAGGCCGAGATTCGCGAACTCGCGCGCGCGATGGGGCTTTCCAACTGGGACAAGCCCGCCCAGGCCTGCCTTGCCTCGCGCTTCCCATATGGGACGCGCATAACGGCAGAGCGCCTTGAACTGGTGGGGCGCGCCGAGCGGGTGCTTGCCGGGATGGGCCTTTCGCAGTTCCGCGTCCGCTACCACGGGGAGATCGCGCGAATCGAGACGCTCAGGGAGGAAATGCCGCTCGTACTCGAGGAAAGAGCGGCCGGGCTGATCGCGTCGAGATTCAGGGAGATAGGTTTCAGATACGTCGCGCTCGACATACAGGGCTACCGCATGGGAAGTCTTAACGAGGTGCTCGAACCATGAAGCTCTCCACCCGCTCTCGATACGGCCTCAGGCTCCTTTTCCAGCTCGCTCTGCGCTACGGCCGGGGCCCCGTCCAGCTTTCGGATATCTCCGAGAGGGAGGACATCTCCGAGAAATACCTGGGGCAGATCATCATCCATATCCGCTCATCGGGACTGGTGGGTTCGGTCCGGGGGGCGCGGGGAGGTTACTTTCTCACGCGGCACCCGTCGCAGATCACCGTGATGGACGCTCTCACGGTGCTCGAGGGTTCACTCTGCCCGGTGGAATGCGTGGAATCGAGACAGTGCGACCGCGCCGACGAGTGCAGTACGCGGCGCGTCTGGTCGATGCTGAACGATCGGATCACCGAAACCCTCTCGGGCATCACACTGGCCGACATGCAGGAATGGCGCGAGAAGGAGTCCGGCGCCCCTTCATACGCGATCTGACGTCCGCCGGCGCGCCGCCGCGATGCAATTTTGAAAAACCATCCGAAAGGAGAAAACGATGAACGAAACAACTCTTAAAAACGCCGGATTCGAAACCAGGGCCCTGCACGCCGGCCAGATCGTCGACGAAACGATGTCGCGCGCGGTCCCCATACACCGGACGAGCTCGTACCTGTTTAAAAGCACCGAGCACGCCGCCAACCTCTTCGGGCTTAAGGAGCTGGGAAACATCTATACGCGCCTCATGAACCCCACGCACGACGTGCTCGAGAAGCGCATGGCCTCTCTGGAGGGCGGCGCCGCGGCCGTGGCCGTCGCCTCGGGAACGGCGGCCATTTACTACTCCATCATCAACATCGCCGAGACCGGCGACGAGATCGTCTCGGCCAACAATCTCTACGGCGGAACCTTCACCATGTTCCACGACATCCTCCCGCAGTTTAAAATAAACGTGAACTTCGTCGATCCGCGCGAGCCGAAGAATTTCGAAAAGGCCATCACCAAAAAGACCAGGGCCCTTTTTGTCGAGACCATCGGCAATCCCGCACTGGACTTCGCCGACATCGGCGGGATCGCCGCCGTCGCTCGAAAGCACCACCTGCCGCTCATCGTC
Proteins encoded in this region:
- a CDS encoding RrF2 family transcriptional regulator — translated: MKLSTRSRYGLRLLFQLALRYGRGPVQLSDISEREDISEKYLGQIIIHIRSSGLVGSVRGARGGYFLTRHPSQITVMDALTVLEGSLCPVECVESRQCDRADECSTRRVWSMLNDRITETLSGITLADMQEWREKESGAPSYAI
- the larE gene encoding ATP-dependent sacrificial sulfur transferase LarE, translating into MNEKLRHLRAILEEMESALVAYSGGTDSAFLLKVAHDALHPRILAVTARSKTYPARELEEARSIAGSLGVEHLVVDTDELEDERYAANPPERCYWCKRALLKRLIALAAERGLAFVIEGSNLDDKGDYRPGERAVRELGVRSPLREAGLTKAEIRELARAMGLSNWDKPAQACLASRFPYGTRITAERLELVGRAERVLAGMGLSQFRVRYHGEIARIETLREEMPLVLEERAAGLIASRFREIGFRYVALDIQGYRMGSLNEVLEP